In Leptospira licerasiae serovar Varillal str. VAR 010, the sequence AGAACATCGCGAGTTTTTAGGACTCGCGGAAGAGTATACGAAAACTGAATTAAAAAATAAATACAAAGAGATGATCAAAAAATATCATCCGGACGTAAACAAAGACGGTCTGGAGATGACACAAAGGATCATCGCTTCCTATAATTTTTTAGTAATGAAAGACCGCTAATTAAGGATTTGTTTCCTTTATAGGCAATACCTTCCACTGGTTATCCGCTTTTATAATATTTCCCGGAACATCTCTTTCCCAAAAACCGTGGACCTTTTCGTTATAGTTCAAATATAATTTTCCGGAGACAATTTTCCAAGCTTTAGGATCCGTTTCATAAGTTTCTCCATCTCTCATTGCGTAAGCACAATAGCCTCCATATTGAGGAGCGAAGCGTTCGGGAGACTTCTTAAAAGATTCCAAATTTTTTTCGGAAGAGAATCTCCAGTCAGCTCCTTTCCAACGATAACTGAATTTAGGATTTCCTTCTTTAGGTTTGGATTCGGTAAAATAGGAAACCGGATCGTAACCGTGAATGGCTGTTTTTCCGTCCTGTTTGAAAACAGGATCCGCGAGTTGTCTACCCGAGCAATTCCACAGAAGTAAAAATACGATCGGTAAAAAATACGACTTGTTCATGTATCCTTCTTCGGATGGAATCGAAATAGGTTACATCGGAGAATATATGTCTTCCATTGGAGTAGGGCTTAGAAAAGAACATTATCCTTATTTAAGAAAAGGTGAACCTGTCAGAATTTCTTGGTTCGAAGCAATCACCGAAAATTATATGGATACACAAGGTCGCCCTTTGGAGATGTTGGAGTCCGTCCGCAAAAATTTTCCGATCGCGCTGCACGGAGTTTCCTTATCTATTCTTGGTGGGAATTTCCCGGATAAAAATTATCTACAAAGATGGAAAGATCTTATCCGATTGATTGATCCGTTCTTGGTCTCTGATCATCTTTGCTGGACGGAACAATCCGGAAATTATCTGCACGATCTTTTGCCTTTTCCATTCACAAAAGAATTTCTACAATTTGCTATAGATAGAGCC encodes:
- a CDS encoding YHS domain-containing (seleno)protein; the protein is MNKSYFLPIVFLLLWNCSGRQLADPVFKQDGKTAIHGYDPVSYFTESKPKEGNPKFSYRWKGADWRFSSEKNLESFKKSPERFAPQYGGYCAYAMRDGETYETDPKAWKIVSGKLYLNYNEKVHGFWERDVPGNIIKADNQWKVLPIKETNP